A region of Desulfuromonas thiophila DNA encodes the following proteins:
- a CDS encoding glycosyltransferase, whose translation MNSVILIGAGLHLAALLALTLYGLHRLWLLWRWRQLLRHPQVVPQWHGSLPLVTVQLPLYNEPCVVERLLDAVAALDWPPERLQIQVLDDSTDETTALVAARVAFWRERGLPFEILRRTRRQGYKAGALAAGLTSAQGELIALFDADFVPPADFLRRLLPWFADPAVALVQARWAFLNSEASWLTRLQALLLGPHFGIEHQVRYRRGLFFNFNGTAGIWRRQAIEDAGGWQADTVTEDLDLSYRAQLRGWRFVYVDALAVPSELPDSLAAFCSQQQRWAKGSLQTARKILPRIWRATLPRPVKIEATAHLLANLGWLCGTLVALTVLPAVLWRLQADGYRFWPLDLTLFLLATGAILTYFFCHAWQRRQWSLLPFVPLIPLLTLGLAPRLAWAALTGLVRRGGEFVRTPKQGSAADWQRLLPAGPGRAWLPLGLGLYSLVPLLLAWRQLSAPGLFLLLFFPTGFFWLALQHGREEQHRRQPVARIRP comes from the coding sequence ATGAACTCTGTGATTTTGATTGGTGCCGGGCTGCATCTTGCTGCCCTGCTGGCCTTGACCCTTTATGGTCTGCATCGTCTCTGGCTGCTGTGGCGCTGGCGCCAGCTGCTGCGTCATCCGCAGGTAGTGCCCCAGTGGCATGGATCCTTGCCGCTGGTGACGGTGCAGTTGCCGCTGTATAACGAGCCCTGTGTGGTCGAGCGTCTGCTCGATGCCGTGGCGGCCCTCGACTGGCCACCGGAGCGGCTGCAGATTCAGGTGCTGGACGATTCAACGGACGAGACCACCGCGCTGGTGGCGGCCCGGGTCGCTTTCTGGCGTGAGCGGGGCCTGCCGTTCGAGATCCTGCGGCGCACGCGGCGACAGGGCTACAAGGCCGGCGCCCTGGCGGCCGGTCTGACCTCGGCCCAGGGTGAGCTGATTGCCCTGTTCGACGCCGATTTTGTGCCACCGGCGGATTTTTTACGCCGGCTGCTGCCCTGGTTCGCCGATCCGGCCGTGGCGCTGGTGCAGGCCCGCTGGGCGTTCCTCAACAGTGAAGCCAGTTGGCTGACCCGTTTGCAGGCCCTGCTGCTGGGGCCGCATTTTGGCATTGAGCACCAGGTGCGCTATCGCCGCGGTCTTTTCTTCAACTTCAATGGCACGGCCGGTATCTGGCGGCGGCAGGCCATTGAGGATGCCGGTGGCTGGCAGGCCGACACGGTGACGGAGGATCTTGATCTGAGCTATCGCGCTCAGTTGCGCGGCTGGCGTTTCGTCTATGTCGATGCGCTGGCGGTGCCGTCGGAACTGCCGGACAGTCTGGCGGCCTTCTGCAGCCAGCAGCAGCGCTGGGCCAAGGGCTCGTTGCAGACGGCGCGTAAAATCCTGCCGCGGATCTGGCGGGCAACGCTGCCCCGCCCGGTGAAGATCGAGGCCACCGCTCATCTGCTGGCCAATCTTGGCTGGTTGTGCGGCACGCTGGTCGCCCTGACGGTGCTGCCGGCGGTGCTGTGGCGGTTGCAGGCCGATGGCTACCGCTTCTGGCCGCTTGATCTGACACTGTTTTTACTGGCCACCGGCGCTATTCTGACCTATTTCTTCTGCCACGCCTGGCAGCGGCGGCAGTGGTCGCTGCTGCCTTTCGTGCCGTTGATTCCGCTGCTGACCCTTGGGCTGGCACCGCGGTTGGCCTGGGCGGCGCTCACCGGGCTGGTGCGCCGTGGCGGCGAGTTTGTCCGCACGCCCAAGCAGGGCAGCGCGGCCGACTGGCAACGGTTGCTGCCGGCCGGGCCGGGGCGGGCCTGGCTGCCATTGGGACTGGGACTTTACAGCCTGGTGCCCCTGTTGCTGGCCTGGCGCCAGCTCAGTGCGCCGGGTTTGTTTCTGTTGCTGTTCTTCCCGACCGGGTTTTTCTGGCTGGCGTTGCAACATGGCCGCGAGGAACAGCACCGCCGCCAACCGGTGGCACGTATCAGGCCTTGA
- a CDS encoding VTT domain-containing protein, which translates to MGCPQSLTWSDPTQTRQDLDHLLDHVTSGCSECGACVRNCAFLQHYGNPAQLARQLQQDEEPALAATLAFSCSLCGLCDTLCPERLSLSALFLQLRRVVVIDQPQILRRFRGLRSYENLGTSKRFTWHALPDGCQTVFFPGCALAGNRPATVWQLYQQLRRQQPTLGLVLDCCTKPSHDLGDQQRFHQRFGQLRDLLLAGGVTTVLTACPNCYEVFRRYGNRLQCHSVYEELARQPALLPGPPATATPARTVTIHDPCVNRQALPVQQAVRQLLQQRGLKIEEMRNSGRTTLCCGEGGCVMASAPQLALKWRDRRAEQAQGRPLVTYCAGCMEFLRPVSNCCHVLDVLLQPAAALDGNLKPVPSLLRYKNRLSLKRRARQQIQAPHAQERPMSDPAARPAATGRQKLVRLAVLALLIGTIVALRASGLLDQFDPQQLRHSIAGYGLWAPLIFMLLYSLAPVFFLPGLPLTLLGGILFGPIWGVVYTLSGATAGASLAFLVARYLGRDWIATKLTGERWQKLDADVARQGWKMVAFTRLIPLFPFNLLNYAFGLTNIRFSHYVLTSAICMAPATVAYIALSSSLTDLLRGTLTTELLVGLVLLVLLALLPLGWKKWQARRQSRP; encoded by the coding sequence ATGGGCTGCCCGCAATCACTGACCTGGAGCGATCCAACGCAAACGCGCCAAGACCTTGATCACCTGCTGGACCATGTCACCAGCGGCTGCAGCGAATGCGGTGCCTGCGTGCGCAACTGCGCCTTTCTACAGCACTATGGCAATCCGGCCCAGCTGGCCCGTCAGCTGCAGCAGGACGAAGAACCGGCGTTGGCAGCGACCCTGGCCTTTTCCTGCAGCCTGTGCGGCCTGTGCGACACCCTGTGCCCCGAACGCCTGAGCCTCAGCGCCCTGTTTCTGCAACTGCGCCGAGTGGTCGTGATCGACCAGCCGCAGATTCTACGGCGCTTTCGGGGCCTGCGCAGTTATGAAAACCTCGGCACCTCGAAACGGTTCACCTGGCATGCCCTGCCCGATGGCTGTCAGACGGTTTTCTTCCCCGGTTGCGCCCTGGCCGGCAACCGGCCGGCTACCGTCTGGCAGTTGTATCAGCAGCTGCGCCGCCAGCAGCCGACCCTCGGCCTGGTCCTCGACTGCTGCACCAAGCCCTCCCACGACCTGGGCGATCAGCAACGCTTTCATCAGCGGTTCGGACAGCTGCGTGATCTGCTGCTGGCCGGTGGCGTCACAACGGTTCTGACCGCCTGCCCCAACTGCTACGAGGTGTTCCGCCGCTATGGCAACAGGCTGCAATGCCATTCGGTCTACGAGGAATTGGCCCGTCAGCCGGCCTTACTGCCCGGCCCACCAGCCACAGCGACACCCGCACGGACGGTGACCATCCATGATCCCTGCGTCAACCGCCAGGCCCTGCCGGTACAGCAGGCGGTACGCCAGCTGCTGCAGCAGCGCGGGCTGAAAATCGAGGAAATGCGCAACAGCGGCCGCACCACCCTCTGCTGCGGCGAGGGCGGTTGTGTGATGGCCAGCGCACCACAGCTGGCCCTGAAGTGGCGCGACCGTCGCGCCGAACAGGCCCAGGGCCGACCCCTGGTAACCTACTGCGCCGGCTGCATGGAGTTTCTGCGACCCGTCAGCAACTGCTGCCATGTGCTCGATGTGCTACTGCAACCAGCGGCAGCCCTCGACGGCAACCTTAAACCCGTACCTTCCCTGTTGCGCTACAAAAACCGGCTGAGCCTGAAGCGCCGCGCCAGGCAACAGATTCAGGCCCCCCATGCCCAGGAGCGTCCCATGTCTGACCCTGCCGCCCGCCCCGCCGCCACCGGCCGGCAAAAACTCGTCCGTCTGGCCGTGCTGGCCCTGTTGATCGGCACCATCGTGGCCCTGCGCGCCAGCGGTCTGCTCGACCAGTTCGATCCCCAACAGCTGCGGCACAGCATCGCCGGTTATGGCCTGTGGGCTCCGCTGATCTTCATGCTGCTCTACAGCCTGGCACCGGTGTTCTTTTTGCCGGGCCTGCCCCTGACCCTGCTGGGCGGCATCCTGTTCGGACCGATCTGGGGCGTCGTCTACACCCTGAGCGGCGCCACCGCCGGCGCCAGTCTGGCCTTTCTGGTGGCGCGCTACCTCGGGCGCGACTGGATCGCCACCAAGCTGACCGGCGAACGCTGGCAGAAACTGGATGCCGATGTCGCCCGCCAGGGCTGGAAGATGGTCGCCTTTACCCGGTTGATTCCGCTGTTCCCCTTCAACCTGCTCAACTACGCCTTTGGTCTGACCAATATCCGTTTCAGCCATTATGTGCTGACCTCGGCGATCTGCATGGCCCCCGCCACGGTGGCCTATATCGCCCTGTCAAGCTCGCTCACCGATCTGCTGCGCGGCACCCTGACCACCGAACTGCTGGTCGGGCTGGTGTTGCTGGTGTTGCTGGCCCTGTTGCCCCTGGGCTGGAAGAAATGGCAGGCGCGGCGCCAGTCCAGGCCATGA
- a CDS encoding glycosyltransferase family 2 protein: MPTTAPRIALIIPAHNEAESLPTVLRRVPSCISQVLVVDNGSTDDTGVLARAGGARVVREERLGYGSACLAGIAALQGEPPELVAFADADGSDNHPQLQLLAQTLAEENLDLVLAQRVPKNRAALSLQQRFGNGLATWLISLLWGGNYQDLGPMRLIRWSALQDLQMRDAGYGWTIEMQIKALQQGLRIREIPLLYLPRLAGQSKISRTLRGVVRAGSTILWIVAREAWHDRRQIGWRLYRRSRAAISASINAMAGALKM, from the coding sequence ATGCCAACAACCGCCCCGCGCATCGCACTGATCATTCCGGCCCACAACGAGGCCGAATCCCTGCCAACCGTTCTGCGCCGCGTTCCGTCCTGCATCAGCCAGGTTTTGGTAGTCGATAACGGCTCGACCGATGACACTGGCGTCCTGGCCCGTGCTGGCGGTGCCAGGGTGGTGCGCGAGGAACGGCTCGGCTATGGCTCGGCCTGTCTGGCCGGCATCGCCGCCCTGCAGGGCGAGCCGCCAGAGCTTGTCGCCTTCGCCGATGCCGATGGCAGCGACAACCACCCCCAGCTGCAGCTGCTGGCACAGACCCTGGCCGAAGAGAATCTCGATCTGGTGCTGGCCCAGCGGGTGCCAAAGAACCGCGCCGCCCTGAGTCTGCAGCAACGCTTCGGCAATGGCCTGGCCACCTGGCTTATCAGCCTGCTGTGGGGTGGCAACTACCAGGATCTCGGCCCCATGCGTCTGATCCGCTGGTCGGCCCTGCAAGACCTGCAGATGCGCGATGCCGGTTACGGCTGGACCATCGAGATGCAGATCAAGGCCTTGCAACAGGGTCTGCGCATACGTGAAATCCCCCTGCTGTATCTACCGCGCCTGGCCGGTCAGTCCAAAATCAGCCGCACCCTGCGCGGCGTGGTGCGCGCCGGCAGCACGATCCTGTGGATCGTCGCGCGCGAGGCCTGGCACGACCGGCGTCAGATCGGCTGGCGCCTGTACCGCCGCAGCAGGGCCGCCATCAGCGCCAGCATCAACGCCATGGCCGGCGCGCTGAAGATGTAA
- a CDS encoding indolepyruvate ferredoxin oxidoreductase subunit alpha, giving the protein MTIVIDAERCTGCGNCVAVCPADAIELRNGRAVLLAERCDFDGLCIPACPVSAIGFSDD; this is encoded by the coding sequence ATGACCATTGTGATTGACGCCGAGCGCTGTACCGGCTGTGGCAACTGTGTTGCGGTTTGCCCCGCAGATGCCATCGAATTGCGTAACGGCCGCGCCGTATTGCTGGCCGAACGCTGTGATTTCGACGGTCTCTGCATCCCGGCCTGCCCGGTCTCGGCTATCGGTTTCAGCGACGACTGA
- the rdgC gene encoding recombination-associated protein RdgC, which translates to MGLLSNTVSLCPFDVVGDFPAAATSPTERAAWIGEQLQQFAFRSIEHSGEEQALGWVTLDDFQCSEFAGNTDWWRDEYVCFSLRRDQRRLPAALVRAELARAQQRFLAENPTFQRVPKERNEELKEQVRARLLTRVLPTPAVYDVLWHLPSGRLFLCHLAASTLDVATDLFQKTFTGLRLVLVHPLARARQILSADLTHALAAADQAPADASVVEQIERNRWLGWEFLRWLMYQTTQGSSLYAVQRPGPAAGGTAFRAWLDDRLLLAGAVQSGVQKVTVVGPQDNFDEVCSALRQDKQIIEATLHFERGEQAWRLTLKAELFQFGSFRCPAVRLERDGAVENEQLGLFYERLHVLAEGLQLFDSLLLTFLQQRLGPAWPQLCQRVEAWLHPADSVD; encoded by the coding sequence ATGGGTCTGCTTTCCAATACCGTGAGTCTTTGTCCCTTCGATGTTGTCGGCGATTTCCCGGCAGCAGCCACCAGTCCGACCGAACGGGCCGCCTGGATCGGTGAGCAATTGCAGCAATTCGCTTTTCGTTCCATCGAACACAGCGGTGAAGAGCAGGCGCTGGGCTGGGTGACCCTGGATGACTTCCAGTGCAGCGAGTTTGCCGGCAATACCGACTGGTGGCGCGACGAATACGTCTGTTTTTCCCTGCGGCGCGATCAGCGCCGTCTGCCCGCGGCGCTGGTGCGGGCTGAACTAGCACGGGCGCAGCAGCGTTTTCTGGCCGAGAACCCGACCTTCCAGCGGGTGCCGAAGGAGCGTAACGAAGAACTCAAGGAACAGGTGCGCGCCCGTTTGCTGACGCGCGTACTGCCAACGCCGGCGGTGTACGATGTCCTCTGGCACCTGCCCAGCGGCCGGCTGTTTCTGTGTCATCTGGCTGCCAGTACCCTCGATGTGGCGACCGACCTGTTCCAGAAAACCTTTACCGGTTTGCGGCTGGTGCTGGTGCATCCGCTGGCGCGGGCGCGGCAGATTCTCTCGGCGGACCTGACGCATGCCCTGGCGGCGGCGGATCAGGCGCCGGCCGATGCCTCGGTGGTCGAACAGATTGAGCGCAACCGCTGGCTCGGCTGGGAATTTCTGCGCTGGTTGATGTATCAGACCACTCAGGGCAGCAGTCTCTATGCCGTGCAGCGCCCTGGTCCGGCAGCCGGTGGTACCGCCTTTCGGGCCTGGCTGGATGATCGGTTGCTGCTGGCTGGCGCGGTCCAGAGCGGGGTGCAGAAGGTGACCGTGGTCGGGCCGCAGGACAATTTTGACGAGGTCTGCAGTGCCCTGCGACAGGACAAGCAGATCATCGAGGCGACCCTGCATTTCGAGCGGGGGGAACAGGCCTGGCGTCTGACGCTGAAGGCCGAACTGTTTCAGTTTGGCTCCTTCCGCTGTCCGGCGGTTCGGCTGGAACGCGATGGCGCGGTGGAAAATGAGCAGCTGGGGCTGTTTTATGAACGGCTGCATGTGCTGGCCGAGGGGCTGCAACTGTTTGACAGTCTGCTGCTGACCTTTCTGCAGCAGCGTCTTGGCCCTGCCTGGCCGCAACTGTGCCAGCGCGTGGAGGCCTGGCTGCATCCCGCAGACAGTGTAGACTGA
- a CDS encoding sulfurtransferase: MMTSISNSNAISVPSPAAFPAWPGRSFCCRVLSMLSLLLLPLTAGAAEGTSFQLQRLDVSTALERADLIRLDARPRSHWQQGHLPNALSFSWEDYSRTDPDGVKYRVWPPAELAAALGACGIDEHSALLLYGDGDSSWGGEGWLAWLLAWLGHQGPVYLLDGGIQAWQAAGAPLSQEIAQPAATKTYQVTLNRALNCSASDIKQRGTTWQLVDTRSYFTEWLPGHLPGAVHLHWEKFFQGADRRPLDASQLRQLLRAQGIDPHQPVVYYCTGGIRSGYAWMVHQLAGLPAAINFEGGTEEWAARNH, from the coding sequence ATGATGACCAGCATCAGCAACAGCAATGCCATATCGGTCCCCAGTCCAGCAGCATTCCCGGCCTGGCCGGGGCGAAGTTTCTGTTGTCGTGTTCTGTCCATGCTGTCCCTGTTGCTTCTGCCTCTGACGGCTGGCGCCGCCGAGGGGACGAGCTTCCAACTGCAGCGCCTTGATGTCAGCACCGCTCTCGAACGTGCCGACCTGATCCGGCTCGATGCCCGCCCCCGCAGCCACTGGCAGCAGGGCCATCTGCCCAATGCCTTGTCCTTCAGTTGGGAGGACTATAGCAGAACCGACCCAGACGGCGTCAAATACCGCGTCTGGCCACCAGCCGAGCTGGCGGCGGCATTGGGTGCCTGCGGCATCGACGAGCACAGCGCCCTGCTGCTCTACGGCGATGGCGACAGCAGCTGGGGCGGCGAAGGCTGGCTGGCCTGGCTGCTGGCCTGGCTCGGCCACCAGGGGCCGGTCTATCTGCTTGATGGCGGCATCCAGGCCTGGCAAGCCGCCGGCGCGCCGCTGAGCCAGGAGATTGCGCAACCCGCCGCGACAAAAACCTATCAGGTCACGCTCAACCGCGCCCTGAACTGCAGCGCCAGCGATATTAAGCAGCGCGGGACCACCTGGCAGTTGGTGGACACCCGCAGCTATTTCACCGAATGGCTGCCCGGCCACCTGCCCGGCGCCGTTCATCTGCACTGGGAAAAGTTCTTCCAGGGCGCCGACCGCCGACCGCTTGACGCTTCTCAGCTGCGCCAGCTGCTGCGCGCCCAGGGTATTGATCCGCACCAGCCGGTTGTGTACTACTGCACCGGCGGCATCCGCTCGGGTTATGCCTGGATGGTGCACCAGCTCGCCGGCTTGCCCGCCGCCATCAACTTCGAAGGAGGAACCGAGGAATGGGCTGCCCGCAATCACTGA